One Lepisosteus oculatus isolate fLepOcu1 chromosome 13, fLepOcu1.hap2, whole genome shotgun sequence genomic region harbors:
- the LOC102688116 gene encoding segment polarity protein dishevelled homolog DVL-3 isoform X4 has translation MGETKIIYHIDDQETPYLVKLPIPADRVTLADFKNVLNKPSYKFFFKSMDDDFGVVKEEISDDNAKLPCFNGRVVSWLVSADGSHSDGGSVCADSQSDLPPPIERTGGIGDSRPPSFHANAVGSQDNLDNETETESVVSLRKERPRRRDGHDHGPRVNGHTRPERRQELGGYESSSTLMSSELETTSFFDSEEDDSASRFSSSTEQSSSSRLMRRHRRRRRKPKAPRMERSSSFSSITDSTMSLNIITVTLNMEKYNFLGISIVGQSNERGDGGIYIGSIMKGGAVAADGRIEPGDMLLQVNDINFENMSNDDAVRVLREIVHKPGPITLTVAKCWDPNPRGCFTLPRSEPIRPIDPAAWVSHTAAMTGGYPVYGMSPSMSTITSTSSSITSSIPETERFDDFHLSIHSDMATVAKAMASPESGLEVRDRMWLKITIPNAFIGSDVVDWLYHHVEGFTDRREARKYASNLLKAGYIRHTVNKITFSEQCYYIFGDLCGNMANLSLHDHDGSSGASDQDTLAPLPHPGAAPWPLAFPYQYPVPHPYNPHPLHDPAFSYGGGGGSAGSQHSEGSRSSGSNRSGSEQRRKEKEGAGPAKAGGASEPKSGGSGSESDHTTRSTTVRRERAPSERSAAPPSEHSVRSGHSLRSSHSHAYGPPGLPPPPFPQPPMGLMGSSAAPPGAPPSRDLGSVPPELTASRQSFRMAMGNPSEFFVDVM, from the exons ggTGGTGAAGGAGGAGATCTCGGATGACAACGCCAAGCTGCCCTGTTTCAACGGCCGGGTTGTGTCCTGG CTGGTGTCGGCTGATGGGTCACACTCGGATGGGGGCTCGGTCTGTGCCGACAGCCAATCGGACCTTCCCCCTCCGATCGAGAGGACTGGGGGCATCGGAGACTCCAGACCCCCGTCTTTCCA tgcgAATGCTGTGGGCAGTCAGGACAATCTGGACAATGAGACGGAGACCGAGTCGGTGGTGTCCCTGCGGAAGGAGAGGCCCCGGCGGAGAGATGGGCACGATCACG GGCCACGGGTGAACGGGCACACGCGGCCGGAGAGGCGGCAGGAGCTGGGCGGGTACGAGAGCTCCTCCACGCTGATGAGCAGTGAACTGGAGACCACCAGCTTCTTCGACTCTGAGGAAGACGACTCGGCCAGCCG GTTCAGCAGCTCCACAGAGCAGAGTAGCTCCTCACGGCTCATGAGACGACACCGCCGCCGGCGCCGGAAACCCAAGGCACCACGCATGGAGAGG TCCTCCTCGTTCAGCAGTATCACGGACTCCACCATGTCTCTCAACATCATCACTGTCACTTTAAACATGG aGAAATACAATTTCCTGGGCATCAGCATTGTGGGCCAGAGTAACGAGCGTGGAGATGGGGGCATCTACATCGGCTCCATCATGAAGGGGGGCGCTGTGGCGGCGGATGGGAGGATAGAGCCAGGAGACATGCTGTTGCAG GTGAACGATATCAACTTCGAGAACATGAGTAACGATGATGCAGTGAGAGTGCTGCGGGAGATCGTGCACAAACCAGG ACCCATCACTCTGACTGTGGCCAAGTGCTGGGACCCCAATCCAAGAGGCTGCTTCACCCTGCCCAGGA GCGAGCCGATCCGGCCCATAGACCCCGCAGCCTGGGTGTCCCACACGGCGGCGATGACGGGGGGTTACCCGGTGTACGGTATGAGCCCTTCCATGAGCACCATCACCTCCACCAGCTCCTCCATCACCAGCTCCATCCCAGAGACCGAGC GCTTCGACGATTTCCACCTGTCCATCCACAGCGACATGGCCACTGTTGCCAAGGCGATGGCCTCTCCCGAGTCCGGCCTGGAGGTGCGAGACAGGATGTGGCTGAAGATCACCATCCCCAACGCCTTCATAG GCTCCGATGTGGTAGACTGGCTCTATCACCATGTGGAGGGTTTCACAGACCGACGGGAGGCGAGGAAATACGCCAGCAACCTGCTGAAGGCCGGCTACATCCGGCACACCGTCAACAAGATCACCTTCTCCGAGCAGTGCTACTACATCTTCGGGGATCTGTGTGGCA ACATGGCCAATCTCTCTCTCCACGACCACGATGGTTCCAGTGGGGCGTCGGACCAGGACACCCTGGCCCCCCTGCCCCATCCCGGGGCAGCCCCGTGGCCCCTGGCCTTCCCTTACCAGTACCCCGTCCCCCATCCCTACAACCCTCACCCCCTGCATGACCCAGCCTTCAGCTATGGGGGCGGAGGGGGTAGCGCCGGCTCCCAGCACAGCGAAG GGAGTCGCAGCAGCGGCTCTAACCGCAGTGGCAGTGAGCAGCGCCGCAAGGAGAAGGAGGGGGCGGGGCCGGCGAAGGCAGGCGGGGCCAGCGAGCCCAAGTCGGGAGGCAGCGGGAGCGAGTCAGATCACACCACGCGCAGCACGACAGTCCGGCGGGAGAGGGCGCCCAGCGAGCGCTCGGCGGCGCCCCCCAGTGAGCACAGCGTGCGCAGCGGCCACAGCCTGCGCAGTTCGCACAGCCATGCCTACGGCCCCCCTGGCCTGCCGCCCCCGCCCTTCCCCCAGCCCCCCATGGGCCTGATGGGATCTTCCGCCGCTCCCCCTGGCGCCCCACCCAGCCGCGACCTGGGCTCCGTGCCGCCCGAGCTGACCGCCAGCCGCCAGTCCTTCCGCATGGCCATGGGCAACCCCAGCGAGTTCTTCGTCGACGTCATGTGA
- the LOC102688116 gene encoding segment polarity protein dishevelled homolog DVL-3 isoform X5 — protein MSRKPDFFFSISTASILEMEESYIRVVKEEISDDNAKLPCFNGRVVSWLVSADGSHSDGGSVCADSQSDLPPPIERTGGIGDSRPPSFHANAVGSQDNLDNETETESVVSLRKERPRRRDGHDHGPRVNGHTRPERRQELGGYESSSTLMSSELETTSFFDSEEDDSASRFSSSTEQSSSSRLMRRHRRRRRKPKAPRMERSSSFSSITDSTMSLNIITVTLNMEKYNFLGISIVGQSNERGDGGIYIGSIMKGGAVAADGRIEPGDMLLQVNDINFENMSNDDAVRVLREIVHKPGPITLTVAKCWDPNPRGCFTLPRSECKTPSPLTLVGYVVYCSPHTGEPIRPIDPAAWVSHTAAMTGGYPVYGMSPSMSTITSTSSSITSSIPETERFDDFHLSIHSDMATVAKAMASPESGLEVRDRMWLKITIPNAFIGSDVVDWLYHHVEGFTDRREARKYASNLLKAGYIRHTVNKITFSEQCYYIFGDLCGNMANLSLHDHDGSSGASDQDTLAPLPHPGAAPWPLAFPYQYPVPHPYNPHPLHDPAFSYGGGGGSAGSQHSEGSRSSGSNRSGSEQRRKEKEGAGPAKAGGASEPKSGGSGSESDHTTRSTTVRRERAPSERSAAPPSEHSVRSGHSLRSSHSHAYGPPGLPPPPFPQPPMGLMGSSAAPPGAPPSRDLGSVPPELTASRQSFRMAMGNPSEFFVDVM, from the exons ggTGGTGAAGGAGGAGATCTCGGATGACAACGCCAAGCTGCCCTGTTTCAACGGCCGGGTTGTGTCCTGG CTGGTGTCGGCTGATGGGTCACACTCGGATGGGGGCTCGGTCTGTGCCGACAGCCAATCGGACCTTCCCCCTCCGATCGAGAGGACTGGGGGCATCGGAGACTCCAGACCCCCGTCTTTCCA tgcgAATGCTGTGGGCAGTCAGGACAATCTGGACAATGAGACGGAGACCGAGTCGGTGGTGTCCCTGCGGAAGGAGAGGCCCCGGCGGAGAGATGGGCACGATCACG GGCCACGGGTGAACGGGCACACGCGGCCGGAGAGGCGGCAGGAGCTGGGCGGGTACGAGAGCTCCTCCACGCTGATGAGCAGTGAACTGGAGACCACCAGCTTCTTCGACTCTGAGGAAGACGACTCGGCCAGCCG GTTCAGCAGCTCCACAGAGCAGAGTAGCTCCTCACGGCTCATGAGACGACACCGCCGCCGGCGCCGGAAACCCAAGGCACCACGCATGGAGAGG TCCTCCTCGTTCAGCAGTATCACGGACTCCACCATGTCTCTCAACATCATCACTGTCACTTTAAACATGG aGAAATACAATTTCCTGGGCATCAGCATTGTGGGCCAGAGTAACGAGCGTGGAGATGGGGGCATCTACATCGGCTCCATCATGAAGGGGGGCGCTGTGGCGGCGGATGGGAGGATAGAGCCAGGAGACATGCTGTTGCAG GTGAACGATATCAACTTCGAGAACATGAGTAACGATGATGCAGTGAGAGTGCTGCGGGAGATCGTGCACAAACCAGG ACCCATCACTCTGACTGTGGCCAAGTGCTGGGACCCCAATCCAAGAGGCTGCTTCACCCTGCCCAGGAGTGAGTGCAAGACACCCTCGCCTTTAACAC TGGTCGGCTATGTGGTGTACTGCTCCCCCCACACAG GCGAGCCGATCCGGCCCATAGACCCCGCAGCCTGGGTGTCCCACACGGCGGCGATGACGGGGGGTTACCCGGTGTACGGTATGAGCCCTTCCATGAGCACCATCACCTCCACCAGCTCCTCCATCACCAGCTCCATCCCAGAGACCGAGC GCTTCGACGATTTCCACCTGTCCATCCACAGCGACATGGCCACTGTTGCCAAGGCGATGGCCTCTCCCGAGTCCGGCCTGGAGGTGCGAGACAGGATGTGGCTGAAGATCACCATCCCCAACGCCTTCATAG GCTCCGATGTGGTAGACTGGCTCTATCACCATGTGGAGGGTTTCACAGACCGACGGGAGGCGAGGAAATACGCCAGCAACCTGCTGAAGGCCGGCTACATCCGGCACACCGTCAACAAGATCACCTTCTCCGAGCAGTGCTACTACATCTTCGGGGATCTGTGTGGCA ACATGGCCAATCTCTCTCTCCACGACCACGATGGTTCCAGTGGGGCGTCGGACCAGGACACCCTGGCCCCCCTGCCCCATCCCGGGGCAGCCCCGTGGCCCCTGGCCTTCCCTTACCAGTACCCCGTCCCCCATCCCTACAACCCTCACCCCCTGCATGACCCAGCCTTCAGCTATGGGGGCGGAGGGGGTAGCGCCGGCTCCCAGCACAGCGAAG GGAGTCGCAGCAGCGGCTCTAACCGCAGTGGCAGTGAGCAGCGCCGCAAGGAGAAGGAGGGGGCGGGGCCGGCGAAGGCAGGCGGGGCCAGCGAGCCCAAGTCGGGAGGCAGCGGGAGCGAGTCAGATCACACCACGCGCAGCACGACAGTCCGGCGGGAGAGGGCGCCCAGCGAGCGCTCGGCGGCGCCCCCCAGTGAGCACAGCGTGCGCAGCGGCCACAGCCTGCGCAGTTCGCACAGCCATGCCTACGGCCCCCCTGGCCTGCCGCCCCCGCCCTTCCCCCAGCCCCCCATGGGCCTGATGGGATCTTCCGCCGCTCCCCCTGGCGCCCCACCCAGCCGCGACCTGGGCTCCGTGCCGCCCGAGCTGACCGCCAGCCGCCAGTCCTTCCGCATGGCCATGGGCAACCCCAGCGAGTTCTTCGTCGACGTCATGTGA
- the LOC102688116 gene encoding segment polarity protein dishevelled homolog DVL-3 isoform X6: MGETKIIYHIDDQETPYLVKLPIPADRVTLADFKNVLNKPSYKFFFKSMDDDFGVVKEEISDDNAKLPCFNGRVVSWLVSADGSHSDGGSVCADSQSDLPPPIERTGGIGDSRPPSFHANAVGSQDNLDNETETESVVSLRKERPRRRDGHDHGPRVNGHTRPERRQELGGYESSSTLMSSELETTSFFDSEEDDSASRFSSSTEQSSSSRLMRRHRRRRRKPKAPRMERSSSFSSITDSTMSLNIITVTLNMEKYNFLGISIVGQSNERGDGGIYIGSIMKGGAVAADGRIEPGDMLLQVNDINFENMSNDDAVRVLREIVHKPGPITLTVAKCWDPNPRGCFTLPRSECKTPSPLTREPIRPIDPAAWVSHTAAMTGGYPVYGFDDFHLSIHSDMATVAKAMASPESGLEVRDRMWLKITIPNAFIGSDVVDWLYHHVEGFTDRREARKYASNLLKAGYIRHTVNKITFSEQCYYIFGDLCGNMANLSLHDHDGSSGASDQDTLAPLPHPGAAPWPLAFPYQYPVPHPYNPHPLHDPAFSYGGGGGSAGSQHSEGSRSSGSNRSGSEQRRKEKEGAGPAKAGGASEPKSGGSGSESDHTTRSTTVRRERAPSERSAAPPSEHSVRSGHSLRSSHSHAYGPPGLPPPPFPQPPMGLMGSSAAPPGAPPSRDLGSVPPELTASRQSFRMAMGNPSEFFVDVM, encoded by the exons ggTGGTGAAGGAGGAGATCTCGGATGACAACGCCAAGCTGCCCTGTTTCAACGGCCGGGTTGTGTCCTGG CTGGTGTCGGCTGATGGGTCACACTCGGATGGGGGCTCGGTCTGTGCCGACAGCCAATCGGACCTTCCCCCTCCGATCGAGAGGACTGGGGGCATCGGAGACTCCAGACCCCCGTCTTTCCA tgcgAATGCTGTGGGCAGTCAGGACAATCTGGACAATGAGACGGAGACCGAGTCGGTGGTGTCCCTGCGGAAGGAGAGGCCCCGGCGGAGAGATGGGCACGATCACG GGCCACGGGTGAACGGGCACACGCGGCCGGAGAGGCGGCAGGAGCTGGGCGGGTACGAGAGCTCCTCCACGCTGATGAGCAGTGAACTGGAGACCACCAGCTTCTTCGACTCTGAGGAAGACGACTCGGCCAGCCG GTTCAGCAGCTCCACAGAGCAGAGTAGCTCCTCACGGCTCATGAGACGACACCGCCGCCGGCGCCGGAAACCCAAGGCACCACGCATGGAGAGG TCCTCCTCGTTCAGCAGTATCACGGACTCCACCATGTCTCTCAACATCATCACTGTCACTTTAAACATGG aGAAATACAATTTCCTGGGCATCAGCATTGTGGGCCAGAGTAACGAGCGTGGAGATGGGGGCATCTACATCGGCTCCATCATGAAGGGGGGCGCTGTGGCGGCGGATGGGAGGATAGAGCCAGGAGACATGCTGTTGCAG GTGAACGATATCAACTTCGAGAACATGAGTAACGATGATGCAGTGAGAGTGCTGCGGGAGATCGTGCACAAACCAGG ACCCATCACTCTGACTGTGGCCAAGTGCTGGGACCCCAATCCAAGAGGCTGCTTCACCCTGCCCAGGAGTGAGTGCAAGACACCCTCGCCTTTAACAC GCGAGCCGATCCGGCCCATAGACCCCGCAGCCTGGGTGTCCCACACGGCGGCGATGACGGGGGGTTACCCGGTGTACG GCTTCGACGATTTCCACCTGTCCATCCACAGCGACATGGCCACTGTTGCCAAGGCGATGGCCTCTCCCGAGTCCGGCCTGGAGGTGCGAGACAGGATGTGGCTGAAGATCACCATCCCCAACGCCTTCATAG GCTCCGATGTGGTAGACTGGCTCTATCACCATGTGGAGGGTTTCACAGACCGACGGGAGGCGAGGAAATACGCCAGCAACCTGCTGAAGGCCGGCTACATCCGGCACACCGTCAACAAGATCACCTTCTCCGAGCAGTGCTACTACATCTTCGGGGATCTGTGTGGCA ACATGGCCAATCTCTCTCTCCACGACCACGATGGTTCCAGTGGGGCGTCGGACCAGGACACCCTGGCCCCCCTGCCCCATCCCGGGGCAGCCCCGTGGCCCCTGGCCTTCCCTTACCAGTACCCCGTCCCCCATCCCTACAACCCTCACCCCCTGCATGACCCAGCCTTCAGCTATGGGGGCGGAGGGGGTAGCGCCGGCTCCCAGCACAGCGAAG GGAGTCGCAGCAGCGGCTCTAACCGCAGTGGCAGTGAGCAGCGCCGCAAGGAGAAGGAGGGGGCGGGGCCGGCGAAGGCAGGCGGGGCCAGCGAGCCCAAGTCGGGAGGCAGCGGGAGCGAGTCAGATCACACCACGCGCAGCACGACAGTCCGGCGGGAGAGGGCGCCCAGCGAGCGCTCGGCGGCGCCCCCCAGTGAGCACAGCGTGCGCAGCGGCCACAGCCTGCGCAGTTCGCACAGCCATGCCTACGGCCCCCCTGGCCTGCCGCCCCCGCCCTTCCCCCAGCCCCCCATGGGCCTGATGGGATCTTCCGCCGCTCCCCCTGGCGCCCCACCCAGCCGCGACCTGGGCTCCGTGCCGCCCGAGCTGACCGCCAGCCGCCAGTCCTTCCGCATGGCCATGGGCAACCCCAGCGAGTTCTTCGTCGACGTCATGTGA
- the LOC102688116 gene encoding segment polarity protein dishevelled homolog DVL-3 isoform X7: MGETKIIYHIDDQETPYLVKLPIPADRVTLADFKNVLNKPSYKFFFKSMDDDFGVVKEEISDDNAKLPCFNGRVVSWLVSADGSHSDGGSVCADSQSDLPPPIERTGGIGDSRPPSFHANAVGSQDNLDNETETESVVSLRKERPRRRDGHDHGPRVNGHTRPERRQELGGYESSSTLMSSELETTSFFDSEEDDSASRFSSSTEQSSSSRLMRRHRRRRRKPKAPRMERSSSFSSITDSTMSLNIITVTLNMEKYNFLGISIVGQSNERGDGGIYIGSIMKGGAVAADGRIEPGDMLLQVNDINFENMSNDDAVRVLREIVHKPGPITLTVAKCWDPNPRGCFTLPRSEPIRPIDPAAWVSHTAAMTGGYPVYGFDDFHLSIHSDMATVAKAMASPESGLEVRDRMWLKITIPNAFIGSDVVDWLYHHVEGFTDRREARKYASNLLKAGYIRHTVNKITFSEQCYYIFGDLCGNMANLSLHDHDGSSGASDQDTLAPLPHPGAAPWPLAFPYQYPVPHPYNPHPLHDPAFSYGGGGGSAGSQHSEGSRSSGSNRSGSEQRRKEKEGAGPAKAGGASEPKSGGSGSESDHTTRSTTVRRERAPSERSAAPPSEHSVRSGHSLRSSHSHAYGPPGLPPPPFPQPPMGLMGSSAAPPGAPPSRDLGSVPPELTASRQSFRMAMGNPSEFFVDVM, from the exons ggTGGTGAAGGAGGAGATCTCGGATGACAACGCCAAGCTGCCCTGTTTCAACGGCCGGGTTGTGTCCTGG CTGGTGTCGGCTGATGGGTCACACTCGGATGGGGGCTCGGTCTGTGCCGACAGCCAATCGGACCTTCCCCCTCCGATCGAGAGGACTGGGGGCATCGGAGACTCCAGACCCCCGTCTTTCCA tgcgAATGCTGTGGGCAGTCAGGACAATCTGGACAATGAGACGGAGACCGAGTCGGTGGTGTCCCTGCGGAAGGAGAGGCCCCGGCGGAGAGATGGGCACGATCACG GGCCACGGGTGAACGGGCACACGCGGCCGGAGAGGCGGCAGGAGCTGGGCGGGTACGAGAGCTCCTCCACGCTGATGAGCAGTGAACTGGAGACCACCAGCTTCTTCGACTCTGAGGAAGACGACTCGGCCAGCCG GTTCAGCAGCTCCACAGAGCAGAGTAGCTCCTCACGGCTCATGAGACGACACCGCCGCCGGCGCCGGAAACCCAAGGCACCACGCATGGAGAGG TCCTCCTCGTTCAGCAGTATCACGGACTCCACCATGTCTCTCAACATCATCACTGTCACTTTAAACATGG aGAAATACAATTTCCTGGGCATCAGCATTGTGGGCCAGAGTAACGAGCGTGGAGATGGGGGCATCTACATCGGCTCCATCATGAAGGGGGGCGCTGTGGCGGCGGATGGGAGGATAGAGCCAGGAGACATGCTGTTGCAG GTGAACGATATCAACTTCGAGAACATGAGTAACGATGATGCAGTGAGAGTGCTGCGGGAGATCGTGCACAAACCAGG ACCCATCACTCTGACTGTGGCCAAGTGCTGGGACCCCAATCCAAGAGGCTGCTTCACCCTGCCCAGGA GCGAGCCGATCCGGCCCATAGACCCCGCAGCCTGGGTGTCCCACACGGCGGCGATGACGGGGGGTTACCCGGTGTACG GCTTCGACGATTTCCACCTGTCCATCCACAGCGACATGGCCACTGTTGCCAAGGCGATGGCCTCTCCCGAGTCCGGCCTGGAGGTGCGAGACAGGATGTGGCTGAAGATCACCATCCCCAACGCCTTCATAG GCTCCGATGTGGTAGACTGGCTCTATCACCATGTGGAGGGTTTCACAGACCGACGGGAGGCGAGGAAATACGCCAGCAACCTGCTGAAGGCCGGCTACATCCGGCACACCGTCAACAAGATCACCTTCTCCGAGCAGTGCTACTACATCTTCGGGGATCTGTGTGGCA ACATGGCCAATCTCTCTCTCCACGACCACGATGGTTCCAGTGGGGCGTCGGACCAGGACACCCTGGCCCCCCTGCCCCATCCCGGGGCAGCCCCGTGGCCCCTGGCCTTCCCTTACCAGTACCCCGTCCCCCATCCCTACAACCCTCACCCCCTGCATGACCCAGCCTTCAGCTATGGGGGCGGAGGGGGTAGCGCCGGCTCCCAGCACAGCGAAG GGAGTCGCAGCAGCGGCTCTAACCGCAGTGGCAGTGAGCAGCGCCGCAAGGAGAAGGAGGGGGCGGGGCCGGCGAAGGCAGGCGGGGCCAGCGAGCCCAAGTCGGGAGGCAGCGGGAGCGAGTCAGATCACACCACGCGCAGCACGACAGTCCGGCGGGAGAGGGCGCCCAGCGAGCGCTCGGCGGCGCCCCCCAGTGAGCACAGCGTGCGCAGCGGCCACAGCCTGCGCAGTTCGCACAGCCATGCCTACGGCCCCCCTGGCCTGCCGCCCCCGCCCTTCCCCCAGCCCCCCATGGGCCTGATGGGATCTTCCGCCGCTCCCCCTGGCGCCCCACCCAGCCGCGACCTGGGCTCCGTGCCGCCCGAGCTGACCGCCAGCCGCCAGTCCTTCCGCATGGCCATGGGCAACCCCAGCGAGTTCTTCGTCGACGTCATGTGA
- the LOC102688116 gene encoding segment polarity protein dishevelled homolog DVL-3 isoform X2, which translates to MGETKIIYHIDDQETPYLVKLPIPADRVTLADFKNVLNKPSYKFFFKSMDDDFGVVKEEISDDNAKLPCFNGRVVSWLVSADGSHSDGGSVCADSQSDLPPPIERTGGIGDSRPPSFHANAVGSQDNLDNETETESVVSLRKERPRRRDGHDHGPRVNGHTRPERRQELGGYESSSTLMSSELETTSFFDSEEDDSASRFSSSTEQSSSSRLMRRHRRRRRKPKAPRMERSSSFSSITDSTMSLNIITVTLNMEKYNFLGISIVGQSNERGDGGIYIGSIMKGGAVAADGRIEPGDMLLQVNDINFENMSNDDAVRVLREIVHKPGPITLTVAKCWDPNPRGCFTLPRMVGYVVYCSPHTGEPIRPIDPAAWVSHTAAMTGGYPVYGMSPSMSTITSTSSSITSSIPETERFDDFHLSIHSDMATVAKAMASPESGLEVRDRMWLKITIPNAFIGSDVVDWLYHHVEGFTDRREARKYASNLLKAGYIRHTVNKITFSEQCYYIFGDLCGNMANLSLHDHDGSSGASDQDTLAPLPHPGAAPWPLAFPYQYPVPHPYNPHPLHDPAFSYGGGGGSAGSQHSEGSRSSGSNRSGSEQRRKEKEGAGPAKAGGASEPKSGGSGSESDHTTRSTTVRRERAPSERSAAPPSEHSVRSGHSLRSSHSHAYGPPGLPPPPFPQPPMGLMGSSAAPPGAPPSRDLGSVPPELTASRQSFRMAMGNPSEFFVDVM; encoded by the exons ggTGGTGAAGGAGGAGATCTCGGATGACAACGCCAAGCTGCCCTGTTTCAACGGCCGGGTTGTGTCCTGG CTGGTGTCGGCTGATGGGTCACACTCGGATGGGGGCTCGGTCTGTGCCGACAGCCAATCGGACCTTCCCCCTCCGATCGAGAGGACTGGGGGCATCGGAGACTCCAGACCCCCGTCTTTCCA tgcgAATGCTGTGGGCAGTCAGGACAATCTGGACAATGAGACGGAGACCGAGTCGGTGGTGTCCCTGCGGAAGGAGAGGCCCCGGCGGAGAGATGGGCACGATCACG GGCCACGGGTGAACGGGCACACGCGGCCGGAGAGGCGGCAGGAGCTGGGCGGGTACGAGAGCTCCTCCACGCTGATGAGCAGTGAACTGGAGACCACCAGCTTCTTCGACTCTGAGGAAGACGACTCGGCCAGCCG GTTCAGCAGCTCCACAGAGCAGAGTAGCTCCTCACGGCTCATGAGACGACACCGCCGCCGGCGCCGGAAACCCAAGGCACCACGCATGGAGAGG TCCTCCTCGTTCAGCAGTATCACGGACTCCACCATGTCTCTCAACATCATCACTGTCACTTTAAACATGG aGAAATACAATTTCCTGGGCATCAGCATTGTGGGCCAGAGTAACGAGCGTGGAGATGGGGGCATCTACATCGGCTCCATCATGAAGGGGGGCGCTGTGGCGGCGGATGGGAGGATAGAGCCAGGAGACATGCTGTTGCAG GTGAACGATATCAACTTCGAGAACATGAGTAACGATGATGCAGTGAGAGTGCTGCGGGAGATCGTGCACAAACCAGG ACCCATCACTCTGACTGTGGCCAAGTGCTGGGACCCCAATCCAAGAGGCTGCTTCACCCTGCCCAGGA TGGTCGGCTATGTGGTGTACTGCTCCCCCCACACAG GCGAGCCGATCCGGCCCATAGACCCCGCAGCCTGGGTGTCCCACACGGCGGCGATGACGGGGGGTTACCCGGTGTACGGTATGAGCCCTTCCATGAGCACCATCACCTCCACCAGCTCCTCCATCACCAGCTCCATCCCAGAGACCGAGC GCTTCGACGATTTCCACCTGTCCATCCACAGCGACATGGCCACTGTTGCCAAGGCGATGGCCTCTCCCGAGTCCGGCCTGGAGGTGCGAGACAGGATGTGGCTGAAGATCACCATCCCCAACGCCTTCATAG GCTCCGATGTGGTAGACTGGCTCTATCACCATGTGGAGGGTTTCACAGACCGACGGGAGGCGAGGAAATACGCCAGCAACCTGCTGAAGGCCGGCTACATCCGGCACACCGTCAACAAGATCACCTTCTCCGAGCAGTGCTACTACATCTTCGGGGATCTGTGTGGCA ACATGGCCAATCTCTCTCTCCACGACCACGATGGTTCCAGTGGGGCGTCGGACCAGGACACCCTGGCCCCCCTGCCCCATCCCGGGGCAGCCCCGTGGCCCCTGGCCTTCCCTTACCAGTACCCCGTCCCCCATCCCTACAACCCTCACCCCCTGCATGACCCAGCCTTCAGCTATGGGGGCGGAGGGGGTAGCGCCGGCTCCCAGCACAGCGAAG GGAGTCGCAGCAGCGGCTCTAACCGCAGTGGCAGTGAGCAGCGCCGCAAGGAGAAGGAGGGGGCGGGGCCGGCGAAGGCAGGCGGGGCCAGCGAGCCCAAGTCGGGAGGCAGCGGGAGCGAGTCAGATCACACCACGCGCAGCACGACAGTCCGGCGGGAGAGGGCGCCCAGCGAGCGCTCGGCGGCGCCCCCCAGTGAGCACAGCGTGCGCAGCGGCCACAGCCTGCGCAGTTCGCACAGCCATGCCTACGGCCCCCCTGGCCTGCCGCCCCCGCCCTTCCCCCAGCCCCCCATGGGCCTGATGGGATCTTCCGCCGCTCCCCCTGGCGCCCCACCCAGCCGCGACCTGGGCTCCGTGCCGCCCGAGCTGACCGCCAGCCGCCAGTCCTTCCGCATGGCCATGGGCAACCCCAGCGAGTTCTTCGTCGACGTCATGTGA